DNA sequence from the Clostridia bacterium genome:
CATACTAACCAGATATGTAATAAAAATATTTTTCCGGAAGGTATTGACAAATGGATGAACATCAGGCAAAATGACTCATACAAAGCATATATGTTTGCTATGCAACATGCGAACCGAAGCTTTCCAGCCGCCGGCTGGGAAGCGGCGGGAACGATATCATGGGGGAGGTTGAAACGATGCAAAGAGCCGGCATGGGTATCACCGGATATGTGATGGCTGAGTGCTGTTGCTACTGTAACGGCGTTTGTTGTCGTGCCTTCATACCGGTGGTCCGCATGGGCGTGCTCTAGCTAGGTGGCTTGTATCGATTTGAAGCCAGGCGTTTGGATACCGGTATGGAGTGGTATCCAAACGCTTTTTTTGTAGGGTAAAACATAGTAAATATATATGTATTATAAAAGGAGGTAAACCGGATGGCCAAGAAACTCAAGCAAATTGCCATTTACGGCAAAGGGGGCATCGGGAAGTCCACCACTACCAGCAATCTCAGCGCCGCCCTTTCCAAGTTGGGCTACAAAGTCATGCAGTTTGGCTGTGATCCCAAGGCCGACAGCACCAACACCCTCCGGGGAGGCTCATATATTCCCACGGTCCTGGACACCCTGCGGGAAAAAGGAACGGTTAAGGCGCAGGATGTGATCTTCCAAGGCTTCAACGGCATCTACTGCGTGGAAGCGGGGGGCCCCGCCCCGGGGGTGGGCTGCGCCGGCCGGGGCATCATCACCGCGGTAGAACTCTTCAAGCAGCAACGGGTCTTTGAAGAGCTGGACCTGGACTTTGTCATCTACGACGTTTTGGGGGACGTGGTCTGCGGCGGTTTCGCCATGCCCATCCGGGAGGGCATCGCCCAGCACGTTTTCACCGTCTCCAGCGGTGATTTCATGTCCATTTACGCCAGCAACAACTTGTTCAAGGGAATTAAGAAATACAGCCACTCCGGGGGAGCGTTGCTGGGCGGTATTATCGCCAACTCCGTCAACCAGGGCTATGCCCGGGAGATCGTGGATGACTTTGCCCGGCGCACGAAAACGCAGATCATCCAGTACATCCCCCGCTCCATCACCGTCACCCAGTCGGAGCTGCAGGGTAAGACCACCATTGAAGCGGCCCCGGACAGTGAACAGGCCAAGGTGTACCTGCAACTGGCGGAGCGGATTGCCGCCCACGAGGAAAGTACGGTGCCGTCTCCTTTGGAGTTAGAGGAGCTGCGGGCCTGGGCGGCATCCTGGAGCGATAAGCTCCTGCAGTTGGAAACTGGGGTGGTCGTCGGCGGGGAGCAAGCGGGCATTTGACGAGGAGGATAACATGAGAATTGCTTTTGCATCCAACGACGGGGTCTTTGTGGCCCAGCATTTCGGGCATGCGCGCCGGTTTGTCATCGCGGAAATAGACGAAAAAACCTACGATTACGCCATCATCGACATCCGGGAGAACGATCCCCCCTGCCGGGTGGGGGAGCATGACGAGGTGAAGTTTGAAAACACCGTGGGCCTTATTTCCGATTGCCGGGTTCTCTTTGCGGTGAAGGTGGGGAATTTGGCCAAAAGCAGGCTGCAGCTGGCCGGTGTCTCCGTCTTGGAGAAACCGGGGTTCATTGAGGACCTGCTGCAGGAGTACATCCGGTATCTCCGGCGGCCGCTTCTGGGAAGGTGGAAAAGGCGGGACCTGATGGACGATCATCCTTGCTTTTCCGCCAAGGCCCACAACACCAGAGGGCGGCTGCACCTGCCCGTCAGTCCCACCTGCAACATCCGGTGCCGCTTCTGCGTGCGCAAGCAAAACGCCTCGGAAAACCGGCCGGGGGTGGCGGCGGGCTTGATCAAGCCGGAGGAGGCGGTGGAGGTGGTGCAAAGGGCCTTGACCCTCTGCCCGGAGATCTCCGTGGTAGGCATCGCCGGACCGGGGGATACCCTCGCCAGCCCCCATGCCGTGGAAACCTTCCGCCGGGTCCATGCCGCGTACCCGGAGCTCATCAAGTGCCTCTCCACCAACGGGCTGGAACTGCCGGGGAAAGCCTCGCTCCTTTGGGAAGTAGGGGTGCGCACTATCACGGTGACGGTCAACGCGGTGGCACCGGAGGTGTTGGAGCAAGTGGTGGCCTGGGTGAAAGGCGGCCGGGATTTGATCGCCGCCCAACTCACCGGCATTGAGGAATGTGCGGCCCTGGGCATGCTGGTAAAGGTCAATACGGTGCTTATCCCCGGCATCAACGATAAGCACATCGCTGCCATTGCCAAAGCGGTCAAAGCTGCCGGGGCTGAGCGGCAAAACATCATCCCCCTCATTCCCCAAGGGGAGTTGCGAGACACCCCGCCGCCCACTTGCGAGGAGATTGAGCGGGCCCGGCAGGAAGCGGGGCAATACATCGAGCAGTTCCGGCACTGCCAGCACTGCCGGGCTGACGCCTGCGGCATCCCGGGGCTTAGCGATTTATCCCGGGAGCTTTATGCCGGGCGAGAACTGGAGACTTTTTCCCATGGATAAGGAGGAAAATTATGAAGTTTGTTAACAGTTTGACGGAGCTAATCGGGAACACGCCCCTTTTGCGTCCCAACAATTACCTGCAAGCTCACAATCTAGCGGGGGCGGAGGTGCTGTTGAAGCTGGAATATTTTAACCCCCTCGGCAGCGTGAAGGACCGCATTGCTTACTCCATGATCGTCGCGGCGGAGGCCCAGGGGAAGCTGACCAAGGGCACCACCATCATCGAGCCCACCAGCGGCAACACGGGTATCGGCGTGGCTTTCGTGGCGGCGGCCCGGGGTTACCGGGTGATTTTGACCATGCCGGAAACCATGAGCGTAGAGCGCCGCAATCTTTTAAAGGCCCTCGGGGCCGAGTTAGTGTTGACTCCAGGAACTGAGGGCATGAAAGGTGCCGTGCGGCGGGCGGAAGAGCTTCACGCCCAGATACCGGACAGCATTATCCTACAGCAGTTTGACAACCCGGCCAATCCGGAGATCCACCACCGGACCACGGCGGAAGAAATCTGGGCCGATACCGGCGGTACAGTGGATATTTTCGTGGCGGGAGTGGGTACCGGCGGCACGGTGACCGGGGTGGGCCGCAATCTCAAGGCCAAAAACCCCAATATCCGCATTGTCGCCGTGGAGCCCTACGAGTCCCCGGTCTTGTCGGGCGGGCAGCCGGGCCCCCACTTCATCCAGGGTATCGGCGCGGGATTTGTGCCGCGCGTGTATGATGAGACGGTAGTGGATGAAGTGTTCACCGTGCGGGCCCAAGAGGCCATCGAGACGTCCCGGGAACTGGCCCGCACCGAGGGGCTCTTGGTGGGGATTTCCTCGGGGGCGGCGGCTTTTGCCGCCACCGCCATCGCCCGCCGGGCGGAAAACCGGGGAAAGCGCATCGTTGCCATCCTGCCCGACACGGGCGAGCGCTATCTCTCCACCGTTCTATACCAGTACTGAGGGGAGGACGAGGAAAATGTCAAGTTTTTTGGAGCGACCTAGGACCGCCTGTGCCCTGGGCGGGGCCC
Encoded proteins:
- the nifH gene encoding nitrogenase iron protein, with translation MAKKLKQIAIYGKGGIGKSTTTSNLSAALSKLGYKVMQFGCDPKADSTNTLRGGSYIPTVLDTLREKGTVKAQDVIFQGFNGIYCVEAGGPAPGVGCAGRGIITAVELFKQQRVFEELDLDFVIYDVLGDVVCGGFAMPIREGIAQHVFTVSSGDFMSIYASNNLFKGIKKYSHSGGALLGGIIANSVNQGYAREIVDDFARRTKTQIIQYIPRSITVTQSELQGKTTIEAAPDSEQAKVYLQLAERIAAHEESTVPSPLELEELRAWAASWSDKLLQLETGVVVGGEQAGI
- a CDS encoding radical SAM protein produces the protein MRIAFASNDGVFVAQHFGHARRFVIAEIDEKTYDYAIIDIRENDPPCRVGEHDEVKFENTVGLISDCRVLFAVKVGNLAKSRLQLAGVSVLEKPGFIEDLLQEYIRYLRRPLLGRWKRRDLMDDHPCFSAKAHNTRGRLHLPVSPTCNIRCRFCVRKQNASENRPGVAAGLIKPEEAVEVVQRALTLCPEISVVGIAGPGDTLASPHAVETFRRVHAAYPELIKCLSTNGLELPGKASLLWEVGVRTITVTVNAVAPEVLEQVVAWVKGGRDLIAAQLTGIEECAALGMLVKVNTVLIPGINDKHIAAIAKAVKAAGAERQNIIPLIPQGELRDTPPPTCEEIERARQEAGQYIEQFRHCQHCRADACGIPGLSDLSRELYAGRELETFSHG
- the cysK gene encoding cysteine synthase A, which encodes MKFVNSLTELIGNTPLLRPNNYLQAHNLAGAEVLLKLEYFNPLGSVKDRIAYSMIVAAEAQGKLTKGTTIIEPTSGNTGIGVAFVAAARGYRVILTMPETMSVERRNLLKALGAELVLTPGTEGMKGAVRRAEELHAQIPDSIILQQFDNPANPEIHHRTTAEEIWADTGGTVDIFVAGVGTGGTVTGVGRNLKAKNPNIRIVAVEPYESPVLSGGQPGPHFIQGIGAGFVPRVYDETVVDEVFTVRAQEAIETSRELARTEGLLVGISSGAAAFAATAIARRAENRGKRIVAILPDTGERYLSTVLYQY